Proteins found in one Streptococcus criceti HS-6 genomic segment:
- a CDS encoding NADP-dependent glyceraldehyde-3-phosphate dehydrogenase: MTKQYKNYVNGEWKLSDEEITIYEPATGKELGTVPAMSHEEVDYVYASAKAALPEWRALSYIERAAYIHKAADILERDAEKIGSVLSKEIAKGLKSAVGEVTRTAEIVNFAAEEGVRAEGEVLEGGSFDAASKRKIAVVRREPVGLVLAISPFNYPVNLAGSKIAPALISGNVVAFKPPTQGSISGLLLAEAFAEAGLPAGVFNTITGRGSVIGDYIVEHEAVDFINFTGSTPVGENIGRLAGMRPIMLELGGKDAAIVLEDADLELTAKNIVAGAFGYSGQRCTAVKRVLVMDSVADELVKLVTEKVEKLSVGMPEEDADITPLIDTKAADFVEGLIKDAADKGAVATTPIKREGNTIYPTVFDKVTTDMRLAWEEPFGPVLPIIRVNSVDEALEIANESEYGLQSSVFTQDFPLALKIAEQLEVGTVHINNKTQRGTDNFPFLGAKKSGAGVQGVKYSIHAMTNVKSVVFDIAK; the protein is encoded by the coding sequence ATGACTAAACAATACAAAAACTATGTCAATGGTGAATGGAAGTTATCAGATGAGGAAATCACAATCTATGAACCTGCGACTGGTAAAGAGCTGGGTACAGTTCCAGCTATGAGCCATGAAGAGGTTGATTATGTTTACGCATCAGCTAAAGCCGCTCTTCCAGAATGGCGGGCACTCTCTTATATTGAACGTGCCGCTTATATTCATAAGGCTGCTGATATTTTAGAACGAGATGCTGAAAAAATCGGTTCTGTTTTGTCCAAAGAAATTGCCAAGGGTCTGAAATCAGCCGTTGGTGAAGTCACTCGGACAGCTGAAATTGTCAATTTCGCTGCCGAAGAAGGTGTTCGTGCTGAAGGTGAAGTCCTCGAAGGCGGCAGCTTCGATGCAGCCAGCAAGCGTAAAATTGCAGTAGTTCGTCGCGAACCAGTCGGTTTGGTCTTGGCTATCTCACCATTTAACTATCCTGTTAACTTGGCTGGTTCCAAGATTGCCCCTGCCTTGATTTCCGGAAACGTTGTTGCCTTTAAGCCACCAACGCAAGGATCAATCTCAGGCTTGCTCTTAGCTGAGGCCTTTGCTGAAGCTGGTCTGCCTGCTGGTGTCTTCAATACTATCACAGGCCGAGGTTCAGTTATCGGTGACTACATCGTTGAACATGAAGCTGTTGACTTTATCAACTTTACAGGATCAACACCAGTCGGTGAAAACATTGGTAGGTTGGCTGGTATGCGCCCAATCATGTTGGAACTCGGTGGTAAAGATGCAGCCATTGTGCTCGAAGATGCTGATCTTGAGTTAACGGCTAAAAATATCGTTGCTGGTGCTTTTGGTTACTCTGGACAACGTTGTACAGCCGTTAAGCGCGTGCTTGTTATGGATAGTGTGGCAGATGAATTGGTTAAATTAGTCACTGAGAAGGTTGAAAAACTCTCTGTTGGTATGCCAGAAGAAGATGCTGACATCACGCCGCTGATTGACACTAAGGCAGCCGACTTTGTGGAAGGTTTGATTAAAGATGCTGCTGATAAGGGTGCTGTAGCTACAACACCAATCAAGCGGGAAGGTAACACGATTTATCCAACTGTCTTCGATAAGGTGACAACTGATATGCGTTTGGCTTGGGAAGAACCATTTGGTCCTGTCCTGCCAATTATCCGTGTCAACTCGGTTGATGAAGCTTTGGAAATTGCCAATGAATCTGAATATGGCCTGCAATCCTCAGTCTTCACTCAGGACTTCCCATTGGCTCTTAAGATTGCTGAACAATTGGAAGTTGGAACCGTCCACATTAATAATAAGACTCAACGTGGTACCGATAACTTCCCATTCTTAGGAGCTAAGAAGTCTGGTGCTGGTGTTCAAGGGGTTAAATATTCTATTCACGCCATGACCAATGTTAAATCTGTCGTATTTGACATTGCTAAATAA
- a CDS encoding aminoacyltransferase yields MFTYKVGISAQEHDQFAKASNQTNLLQSSNWAQVKDNWDNERLGFYQDDEMVASASILIKRLPLGMTMLYIPRGPIMDYQNQDIVDFVIKSLKKYGKSKHALFIKFDPALLLKAYKIGEETEENSETLSVLDNLKKAGVEWTGRTMEIAESIQPRFQANVYTQEDMLATFPKHTKRLMKDAKKRGVITSRGTIDDVQAFADVVALTEDRKGVALRNYDYFKKMMTIYGDDAYLHLAKVNLPKRLAEYKEQLAQIEKDLSETAENQKKRLTKLTQQKNSVQKYITEFEEFVDKYDDELIIAGILSVRFGNVMEMLYAGMNDEFKKFYPQYSLYPKVFEDAYADGIIWANMGGVEGTLDDGLTKFKSNFNPTIEEFIGEFNIPVSLLYKPAMYAYNKRKQARSNH; encoded by the coding sequence ATGTTTACTTATAAAGTGGGAATTTCTGCTCAAGAACATGACCAATTTGCCAAGGCCAGTAACCAAACCAATTTACTGCAAAGCTCCAATTGGGCTCAGGTCAAAGACAACTGGGATAACGAACGCCTTGGCTTTTATCAGGACGATGAAATGGTGGCCTCTGCTTCTATCCTGATTAAACGCTTGCCTCTGGGTATGACTATGCTCTACATTCCACGCGGACCAATCATGGATTACCAAAATCAGGACATCGTAGATTTCGTTATCAAGTCCCTCAAGAAATATGGTAAATCAAAACATGCCCTCTTTATCAAATTCGATCCGGCTCTGTTGCTTAAGGCCTATAAGATTGGCGAGGAAACGGAGGAAAATTCAGAAACTCTGTCTGTTCTTGATAACCTCAAAAAGGCAGGGGTTGAGTGGACTGGCCGAACCATGGAAATTGCTGAAAGCATTCAGCCACGTTTTCAAGCCAATGTCTATACGCAGGAAGATATGCTGGCGACCTTCCCTAAACACACCAAACGTCTGATGAAGGATGCCAAAAAGCGGGGGGTTATTACCAGCCGGGGGACCATTGATGATGTGCAGGCTTTCGCTGATGTCGTTGCACTGACCGAAGATCGTAAGGGTGTAGCTCTGCGCAACTACGACTATTTCAAGAAGATGATGACCATCTATGGCGATGATGCCTACCTTCATCTGGCCAAGGTTAACCTGCCTAAACGTCTGGCCGAATATAAAGAACAATTAGCTCAGATTGAAAAAGATTTGTCAGAGACTGCTGAAAATCAAAAGAAACGACTGACTAAGTTGACCCAGCAAAAGAATTCCGTCCAAAAATACATCACCGAGTTTGAAGAATTTGTTGATAAATACGACGATGAGCTCATTATCGCCGGGATCTTATCCGTTCGTTTCGGCAATGTCATGGAAATGCTCTATGCCGGTATGAATGATGAATTTAAGAAATTCTACCCACAGTATTCACTCTACCCTAAAGTTTTTGAAGATGCCTACGCTGATGGTATTATCTGGGCCAATATGGGGGGCGTCGAAGGGACTTTGGACGATGGTCTGACCAAATTTAAATCTAACTTCAATCCAACCATTGAGGAATTTATTGGTGAATTTAACATTCCCGTCAGCCTTCTCTACAAACCAGCTATGTACGCTTACAATAAACGTAAACAAGCAAGGAGTAACCACTAA
- the tpiA gene encoding triose-phosphate isomerase, giving the protein MSRKPIIAGNWKMNKTAAEAREFIDAVKNNIPSSELVDTVVGSPALFLEGMKKGVKDTELQVAAQNCYWEDFGAFTGETSPAALEALGVEYVIIGHSERRDYFHETDEEINKKAHAIFNHNMIPILCCGESLETYEAGKTAEWIEGQITADLKGLSADQVASMVIAYEPIWAIGTGKSADANIADDICGVVRSTVEKLYGKEVSEAVRIQYGGSVKPENVAEYMAKENVDGALVGGASLQADSFLALLDFVN; this is encoded by the coding sequence ATGTCACGTAAACCAATTATCGCTGGAAACTGGAAAATGAATAAGACGGCTGCAGAAGCACGTGAATTCATTGATGCAGTGAAAAACAACATTCCATCAAGCGAACTTGTTGATACTGTTGTTGGTTCCCCTGCCCTGTTCCTTGAAGGCATGAAAAAAGGTGTTAAAGATACTGAGCTACAAGTGGCAGCCCAAAACTGTTACTGGGAAGATTTTGGAGCTTTCACCGGCGAAACAAGTCCAGCAGCTCTGGAAGCTCTTGGTGTTGAATATGTCATCATTGGTCACTCTGAACGCCGTGATTACTTCCATGAAACAGACGAAGAAATCAACAAAAAAGCTCATGCTATTTTCAACCACAATATGATCCCAATCCTTTGCTGCGGTGAGTCTCTTGAAACTTATGAAGCTGGTAAAACAGCTGAATGGATTGAAGGCCAAATCACTGCTGACCTTAAAGGCTTGAGTGCAGATCAAGTTGCAAGCATGGTTATCGCTTACGAACCAATCTGGGCTATTGGTACTGGTAAATCCGCTGACGCTAACATTGCTGATGATATCTGCGGTGTTGTTCGTTCAACTGTTGAAAAACTTTATGGTAAGGAAGTTTCAGAAGCTGTTCGTATCCAATACGGTGGTTCTGTGAAACCTGAAAATGTTGCAGAATATATGGCTAAAGAAAATGTCGATGGCGCTCTCGTTGGTGGTGCTTCACTGCAAGCAGATAGCTTCTTAGCTTTGCTTGACTTTGTAAATTAA
- a CDS encoding phosphocarrier protein HPr — MASKDFHIVAETGIHARPATLLVQTASKFASDITLDYKGKSVNLKSIMGVMSLGVGQGADVTISAEGTDADDALAAIDETMTKEGLA; from the coding sequence ATGGCTTCTAAAGATTTCCACATTGTTGCAGAAACAGGTATCCACGCTCGTCCAGCTACTTTGCTCGTTCAAACAGCTAGCAAATTTGCTTCAGATATCACTTTGGATTACAAAGGTAAATCAGTAAACCTTAAGTCAATTATGGGGGTTATGAGCCTTGGTGTTGGTCAAGGTGCTGATGTGACAATCTCAGCTGAAGGTACAGATGCTGACGATGCTCTTGCAGCTATCGACGAAACAATGACAAAAGAAGGATTGGCTTAA
- the nrdH gene encoding glutaredoxin-like protein NrdH, giving the protein MSQITLFSKNNCMQCKMTKKFLEQNGADYQEINIDEHPEKIDYVKRLGFTAAPVIEAGDVTFSGFQPAKLKEIV; this is encoded by the coding sequence ATGTCACAAATCACATTATTTTCAAAGAACAACTGTATGCAATGCAAGATGACCAAGAAATTCTTGGAACAAAACGGTGCTGACTACCAAGAAATCAATATTGATGAGCATCCAGAAAAAATTGATTATGTTAAGCGCTTAGGTTTTACGGCGGCACCGGTTATCGAGGCTGGTGATGTTACCTTTTCAGGTTTTCAACCTGCTAAATTAAAAGAAATTGTTTAA
- a CDS encoding glucosaminidase domain-containing protein produces MANKKKSRPSRWKKLFKIKKKNRKSFVLTLLLILAILFFTGYGLFSRLTVINTKPPQTRQDNRDIAVLYFINNIGEDARSIAQDNDLYASVMIAQAILESNHGTSKLGSNPNYNLFGIKGDYQGNSATFQTWEDDGKGNTYKIDAAFRKYPSYKESLEDYADILSKNLYADARKSNTTSYRDATQALTGRYATDTSYNTKLNYLIKLYHLTDYDQPVSPYKPGLLYNVYRQAYTDVNTLEKDNNWAKNQLTN; encoded by the coding sequence ATGGCCAACAAAAAGAAATCCCGCCCAAGTCGGTGGAAAAAACTTTTTAAGATTAAAAAGAAAAACCGTAAGTCGTTTGTTCTTACTTTACTTCTCATTCTTGCTATTTTGTTTTTTACAGGCTATGGCCTGTTCAGTCGGCTGACTGTTATCAATACCAAGCCTCCCCAAACCAGACAAGATAACCGCGATATTGCCGTCCTCTACTTCATCAATAATATTGGCGAAGATGCTCGATCCATTGCTCAAGATAATGACCTCTATGCTTCTGTCATGATTGCTCAAGCCATTTTAGAAAGTAATCATGGTACGTCTAAGCTTGGTTCTAACCCTAATTACAACCTCTTTGGGATTAAGGGGGATTATCAGGGAAACTCGGCTACCTTCCAAACCTGGGAGGATGATGGCAAGGGTAATACCTATAAGATTGATGCTGCTTTTCGAAAATATCCTTCTTACAAGGAATCGTTAGAGGATTATGCTGATATTCTCAGTAAGAATCTCTATGCAGATGCTAGGAAATCTAATACTACTAGCTATCGGGATGCAACCCAAGCCTTAACCGGTCGCTATGCAACTGACACCAGTTATAATACTAAGCTCAACTATTTGATTAAACTGTATCACTTGACTGATTACGATCAACCAGTCAGTCCCTATAAGCCGGGCCTACTTTATAATGTCTACAGACAAGCCTATACTGATGTTAATACGCTTGAAAAAGACAATAACTGGGCTAAAAATCAGCTGACCAATTAG
- a CDS encoding aminoacyltransferase, with product MTFEILSKDVFETFSQKVAYKSFMQSPQMAELFKKRGYKIAYVGLRADGDLQVAALVYSMPMTGGLHMEINSGPFSTDTKYLSDFYRGLQDYAKSEGALELIVKPYDTYQTFDSDGQPNDDAKPDLIKTFTDLGFVHDGLQTGYPGGEPDWHYVKDMREITADNLMKSLSKKGRPLVKKSKTFGTKLKKLTREELPIFKEITSSTSDRRDYTDKDLDYYQDFYDSWGDQAEFMIASLNFQDYANHLKEGQANLQVKLDKLAQTHAKNLESSKYLRQKKELDQQLATFDKRLEEAQELINKHGDQDVILAGSLFVYTKQEAIYLFSGSYTEFNKFYAPALLQEYVMLEAIKRGIPSYNFLGIQGIFDGSDGVLRFKQNFNGYITRKMGTFRYYPNPFKFKILKGIKKLLGRQ from the coding sequence ATGACTTTTGAGATTTTAAGCAAAGATGTCTTTGAGACCTTTAGCCAAAAGGTTGCTTACAAGTCCTTTATGCAGTCACCCCAGATGGCTGAGCTTTTTAAAAAGCGGGGTTATAAAATTGCTTATGTCGGCCTTAGAGCTGACGGCGACCTCCAAGTAGCTGCCTTGGTCTATTCCATGCCCATGACCGGTGGTCTCCACATGGAAATTAACTCAGGCCCTTTCTCGACAGATACAAAATACCTAAGTGATTTCTACCGAGGTCTACAGGATTACGCTAAAAGTGAAGGAGCTTTAGAGTTAATTGTCAAGCCCTATGATACCTATCAAACCTTCGATAGTGATGGCCAGCCAAATGACGATGCTAAACCAGACCTGATTAAGACCTTTACCGATTTAGGCTTTGTCCATGATGGCCTGCAGACAGGTTATCCTGGCGGGGAACCCGATTGGCATTACGTCAAGGATATGCGGGAGATTACTGCCGATAACCTCATGAAATCCTTGAGCAAAAAGGGACGCCCTCTGGTTAAGAAATCCAAGACCTTCGGAACCAAGCTGAAAAAATTGACCCGCGAAGAACTTCCTATCTTTAAGGAAATTACCTCATCGACCTCTGATCGGCGAGATTATACTGATAAGGATTTGGACTACTACCAAGACTTCTATGATAGTTGGGGAGATCAGGCCGAATTCATGATTGCCAGCCTTAATTTTCAGGATTACGCTAACCACCTCAAAGAAGGTCAGGCCAATCTTCAAGTTAAGCTAGACAAACTCGCCCAAACCCATGCTAAAAATCTTGAGTCTTCCAAATACCTGCGGCAAAAGAAGGAATTGGATCAACAATTAGCGACCTTTGATAAACGTCTGGAAGAGGCTCAGGAATTAATTAACAAGCACGGAGATCAAGATGTGATTCTAGCTGGCAGTCTCTTTGTTTACACCAAGCAGGAAGCCATCTATCTATTTTCAGGCTCTTATACCGAATTTAACAAATTCTATGCCCCAGCTCTCCTGCAAGAATATGTTATGCTGGAGGCTATTAAACGTGGTATCCCAAGCTATAATTTCCTTGGTATTCAGGGGATATTCGATGGCTCCGATGGTGTTCTCCGCTTCAAGCAGAACTTCAACGGTTACATTACTCGCAAGATGGGAACCTTCCGCTACTATCCAAATCCTTTCAAATTTAAAATCCTGAAGGGTATCAAAAAACTTCTAGGACGGCAATAA
- a CDS encoding PHP domain-containing protein produces MRDNHLHTHFSYDSQAKFKDYLDAYSGEIVTTEHFDLSNPYTKKDDIPDYDAYSREIDQLNQAYGGRIKRGIEIGYYQPREADILAYLADKAFDLKLLSVHHNGQNDYLDDEIAERDKDEVIPEYLNLLEAAIGRVDAHVLAHFDYGFRLFELSPADLQVYEPQLIIIFQKMIENDLAFELNSKSIYLYHHEDLYRYALGLVKKLGCQKYSLGSDGHKLEHFRLNFDKLQALLKEFEIDPEQLI; encoded by the coding sequence ATGCGGGATAATCACCTACACACTCATTTTTCTTACGATTCTCAAGCTAAATTTAAAGATTATTTGGATGCTTATTCTGGAGAGATTGTCACAACCGAACACTTTGATTTGTCCAATCCCTATACAAAAAAGGATGATATTCCTGATTATGATGCCTACAGTCGAGAAATTGACCAACTCAATCAAGCTTATGGAGGTCGCATCAAACGTGGCATCGAAATCGGTTATTACCAACCCCGTGAAGCGGATATTTTGGCTTATTTGGCAGATAAGGCATTCGACCTCAAGCTATTATCGGTTCACCACAATGGACAAAATGATTATCTGGATGACGAAATAGCTGAGCGAGATAAGGATGAAGTCATCCCTGAGTACCTGAATTTACTAGAAGCTGCTATTGGGCGAGTGGATGCTCATGTCTTGGCCCATTTTGATTATGGTTTTCGACTCTTTGAACTTAGCCCTGCTGACTTGCAGGTTTATGAACCACAGCTGATAATCATTTTCCAAAAGATGATTGAGAATGACTTGGCTTTTGAGCTAAATAGTAAATCCATCTATCTTTACCATCATGAAGATCTTTATCGCTACGCACTCGGTTTAGTCAAAAAGCTTGGTTGTCAAAAATATTCTCTAGGGTCAGATGGCCACAAGTTGGAGCATTTTCGCTTGAATTTTGATAAATTGCAAGCTCTCTTGAAAGAGTTTGAAATCGATCCTGAGCAGCTTATTTGA
- the ptsP gene encoding phosphoenolpyruvate--protein phosphotransferase produces the protein MTEMLKGIAASDGVAVAKAYLLVQPDLSFETVSVTDTNAEEARLDAALAASQDELSLIREKAVGSLGEEAAAVFDAHLMVLADPEMIGQIKETIRAKEVNAEAALTEVTDMFITIFEGMEDNPYMQERAADIRDVTKRVLANLLGKKLPNPASIDEESIVIANDLTPSDTAQLDKKFVKAFVTNIGGRTSHSAIMARTLEIAAVLGTNNVTEVVKNGDVVAVNGITGQVIVNPSDDQVAEFKAAGEAYAKQKAEWALLKDAETVTADGKHFELAANIGTPKDVQGVNDNGAEAVGLYRTEFLYMDSQDFPTEDEQYQAYKEVLEGMNGKPVVVRTMDIGGDKELPYFDLPKEMNPFLGFRALRISISETGDAMFRTQIRALLRASVHGQLRIMFPMVALLKEFRAAKAVFDEEKAKLQAEGVPVADNIEVGIMIEIPAAAMLADQFAKEVDFFSIGTNDLIQYTMAADRMNEQVSYLYQPYNPSILRLINNVVKAAHAEGKWAGMCGEMAGDQKAVPLLVGIGLDEFSMSATSVLRTRSLMKKLDTKKMEELAQRALTECSTMEEVLELEKEYVDVD, from the coding sequence ATGACAGAAATGCTTAAAGGAATCGCAGCATCTGATGGTGTTGCTGTTGCTAAGGCATATCTGCTGGTTCAACCGGACTTATCATTTGAAACTGTATCCGTTACAGATACAAATGCAGAGGAAGCTCGTCTAGACGCAGCTCTAGCAGCGTCTCAAGACGAGCTTTCTCTTATCCGTGAAAAAGCAGTAGGAAGCCTTGGTGAAGAAGCCGCAGCCGTATTTGATGCTCACTTGATGGTTCTTGCTGACCCAGAAATGATTGGTCAAATTAAAGAAACCATCCGTGCTAAAGAAGTAAATGCGGAAGCTGCCTTGACAGAAGTGACTGACATGTTCATCACTATTTTTGAGGGTATGGAAGATAATCCATACATGCAAGAACGGGCTGCTGACATTCGCGATGTAACCAAACGTGTTTTGGCAAACTTGCTCGGTAAGAAGTTGCCAAACCCCGCTTCTATTGATGAAGAATCCATCGTCATTGCTAATGACCTGACCCCTTCTGACACCGCTCAATTGGACAAGAAGTTTGTTAAAGCCTTTGTGACTAACATTGGTGGACGTACCAGTCACTCTGCTATTATGGCGCGTACGCTGGAAATCGCAGCCGTACTTGGTACCAATAATGTTACCGAAGTGGTTAAAAACGGCGATGTGGTAGCTGTTAATGGTATTACTGGTCAGGTTATCGTCAACCCAAGTGATGATCAAGTAGCTGAATTCAAGGCCGCTGGAGAAGCTTACGCTAAGCAAAAAGCTGAATGGGCTCTTCTTAAAGATGCTGAAACAGTAACAGCTGATGGCAAGCATTTTGAATTGGCTGCTAACATTGGTACACCTAAGGACGTTCAAGGGGTTAATGACAATGGTGCAGAGGCTGTTGGTCTTTACCGGACTGAATTCCTCTACATGGATTCTCAAGACTTCCCAACTGAAGATGAGCAATACCAAGCTTACAAGGAAGTTTTGGAAGGCATGAATGGTAAGCCAGTTGTGGTTCGTACTATGGATATCGGTGGTGATAAGGAATTACCTTACTTCGACCTACCGAAGGAAATGAACCCCTTCCTTGGTTTCCGTGCTTTGCGTATCTCTATTTCAGAAACTGGCGATGCTATGTTCCGTACACAAATCCGTGCGCTCCTTCGGGCATCTGTACATGGTCAATTGCGCATCATGTTCCCAATGGTTGCCCTACTTAAAGAATTCCGTGCTGCTAAGGCTGTCTTCGATGAAGAAAAAGCAAAATTGCAGGCAGAAGGTGTCCCTGTTGCCGACAACATTGAAGTGGGTATTATGATTGAAATCCCTGCTGCAGCAATGTTGGCTGACCAATTTGCCAAGGAAGTTGATTTCTTCTCAATTGGTACTAACGATTTGATTCAATACACCATGGCTGCTGACCGGATGAATGAACAGGTATCCTACCTCTATCAACCATACAACCCATCAATCTTGCGTTTGATTAACAATGTCGTTAAGGCAGCTCACGCAGAAGGTAAATGGGCTGGTATGTGTGGTGAAATGGCCGGTGACCAAAAGGCTGTTCCACTCCTTGTAGGTATTGGACTTGATGAATTCTCAATGTCTGCAACATCTGTTCTTCGGACTCGCAGCTTGATGAAGAAACTTGATACCAAAAAGATGGAGGAATTGGCACAACGTGCGTTGACAGAATGCTCTACAATGGAAGAAGTTCTGGAACTTGAAAAAGAATACGTTGATGTTGACTAA